In Passer domesticus isolate bPasDom1 chromosome 9, bPasDom1.hap1, whole genome shotgun sequence, a genomic segment contains:
- the BICD2 gene encoding protein bicaudal D homolog 2 isoform X3 has translation MSLAMEEEEYARLVMESEPEWLRSEIKRLFQELGETTREKIQAAEYGLAVLEEKQQLKQQYEELELEYETIRNEMEQLKEAFGQAHTNHKKVAADGESREETLIQESATKEEYYMKKVMELQTELKQIRNVLANTQSENERLNSVAQELKEVNQNVEIQRARLRDDIKEYKFREARLLQDYTELEEENICLQKQVSVLKQSQVEFEGLKHEIKRLEEETEFLNSQLEDAIRLKEISERQLEEALETLKTEREQKNNLRKELSHYMNINDSMYNSHLNISLDGLKFSDEATEPNNDEVMNGFEQNCLSKLSNGKNSTSTPKKNESFPPAPSLVSDLLSELNISEIQKLKQQLVQMEREKVNLLTTLQESQKQLENTRGALSEQHEKIGRLTENLNAMKKLQASKECQSALDNEKDRDSHEDGDYYEVDINGPEILECKYKVAVAEITDLKEELKNLKAKYKECESKYEEEKSKYETESQALTEKITSLEKSSRHDREQMARLEKELKKVSDVAGETQGSLSVAQDELVTFSEELANLYHHVCMCNNETPNRVMLDYYKEGKGGRSSPEAKGRRSPILLSKGLLTIELGKAENGSGDSSPSPVSSLPSPVSDPRKEPMNIYNLIAIIRDQIKHLQAAVDRTTELSRQCVATQELGPVVDKDKEALMEEILKLKSLLSTKREQIATLRTVLKANKQTAEVALANLKSKYENEKAMVTETMMKLRNELKALKEDAATFSSLRAMFATRCDEYVTQLDEMQRQLAAAEDEKKTLNSLLRMAIQQKLALTQRLEHLELDHEQSKRG, from the exons GCTTTTGGACAGGCCCATACAAACCACAAGAAAGTAGCAGCAGATGGAGAGAGCAGAGAAGAAACCTTGATTCAAGAATCAGCTACCAAAGAAGAATACTACATGAAGAAGGTTATGGAGTTGCAGACAGAATTGAAGCAGATAAGAAATGTCCTTGCCAACACACAGTCTGAAAATGAACGCCTTAATTCTGTTGCGCAAGAACTGAAGGAG GTCAACCAAAATGTGGAGATCCAAAGGGCCCGCCTGCGAGATGATATTAAGGAATATAAATTCCGAGAAGCACGTTTGCTGCAAGACTATACTGAACTTGAAGAGGAAAACATCTGTCTCCAGAAACAAGTGTCTGTCCTGAAGCAAAGTCAG GTGGAGTTTGAAGGCTTGAAACATGAAATCAAAAGGCTGGAAGAGGAAACAGAGTTTCTCAATAGCCAGCTGGAAGATGCCATCCGGCTGAAGGAGATCTCTGAGCGTCAACTTGAGGAGGCCTTGGAAACACTGAAGACAGAGCGGGAGCAGAAGAACAATCTTCGGAAGGAGCTGTCTCACTACATGAACATCAATGATTCCATGTACAACAGCCACTTAAACATCTCTTTGGATGGGCTGAAATTCAGCGACGAAGCCACAGAGCCCAATAATGATGAAGTCATGAATGGATTTGAACAAAACTGCCTCAGCAAACTCAGCAATGGCAAAAACAGTACTTCAACAcccaagaaaaatgaaagcttcCCTCCAGCCCCAAGTCTGGTTTCAGATCTTCTGAGTGAATTAAACATTTCTGAAATCCAGAAACTGAAACAGCAGCTTGTGCAG atggaaagagaaaaggttAACTTGTTAACAACACTGCAGGAAtctcagaagcagctggaaaatACACGTGGGGCCCTCTCAGAGCAGCATGAGAAAATTGGCAGGCTCACTGAAAATCTGAATGCCATGAAGAAGCTGCAGGCCAGTAAGGAGTGTCAGTCTGCCCTTGATAACGAAAAGGACCGAGATAGCCATGAAGATGGAGACTATTACGAAGTTGACATCAATGGGCCAGAGATCCTGGAATGCAAGTACAAAGTGGCTGTGGCAGAAATTACTGACCTGAAGGAAGAGCTCAAAAATTTGAAGGCAAAATACAAGGAATGTGAATCTAAGTACGAGGAAGAGAAGAGTAAATATGAGACTGAGAGCCAAGCTCTCACTGAAAAGATCACCTCACTGGAAAAGTCCAGTAGGCATGATAGAGAGCAGatggccaggctggagaaggagctgaAGAAAGTCAGCGATGTCGCTGGAGAAACACAGGGCAGCCTCAGCGTGGCCCAAGATGAACTGGTCACCTTCAGTGAAGAGCTGGCCAATTTGTACCACCATGTCTGCATGTGCAACAATGAAACTCCAAACAGAGTGATGCTGGACTACTACAAGGAAGGTAAAGGTGGACGCAGTAGTCCAGAGGCCAAGGGAAGAAGGTCTCCCATTCTTCTTTCTAAAGGACTGTTAACTATTGagctgggaaaggcagagaaTGGAAGTGGTGACAGCAGCCCATCCCCGGTATCATCTCTGCCATCCCCTGTATCAGATCCTCGGAAGGAACCGATGAACATTTACAACTTGATTGCTATAATTCGGGATCAGATCAAACACCTGCAGGCTGCTGTAGACAGAACGACCGAGCTGTCCAGGCAGTGCGTTGCTACTCAAGAGCTTGGGCCAGTGGTGGACAAAGACAAGGAAGCTCTTATGGAAGAAATCCTGAAATTGAAGTCCTTGCTGAGCACCAAGAGGGAACAGATAGCAACTCTGAGAACTGTGCTGAAAGCCAACAAACAG ACTGCAGAAGTAGCCCTTGCCAACTTAAAAAGCAAGTATGAGAATGAGAAAGCGATGGTTACAGAGACCATGATGAAGCTGCGAAATGAGCTGAAGGCTTTGAAGGAAGATGCTGCCACCTTCTCTTCCCTGAGAGCTATGTTTGCTACAAG ATGTGATGAATATGTCACACAGCTGGATGAAATGCAGCGGCAACTTGCAGCAGCCGAGGATGAGAAGAAGACTCTGAACTCCTTGCTTCGGATGGCTATCCAACAGAAACTGGCCTTGACCCAGCGCCTGGAACATTTGGAACTGGACCACGAGCAGTCCAAAAGG GGATAG
- the BICD2 gene encoding protein bicaudal D homolog 2 isoform X4, giving the protein MSLAMEEEEYARLVMESEPEWLRSEIKRLFQELGETTREKIQAAEYGLAVLEEKQQLKQQYEELELEYETIRNEMEQLKEAFGQAHTNHKKVAADGESREETLIQESATKEEYYMKKVMELQTELKQIRNVLANTQSENERLNSVAQELKEVNQNVEIQRARLRDDIKEYKFREARLLQDYTELEEENICLQKQVSVLKQSQVEFEGLKHEIKRLEEETEFLNSQLEDAIRLKEISERQLEEALETLKTEREQKNNLRKELSHYMNINDSMYNSHLNISLDGLKFSDEATEPNNDEVMNGFEQNCLSKLSNGKNSTSTPKKNESFPPAPSLVSDLLSELNISEIQKLKQQLVQMEREKVNLLTTLQESQKQLENTRGALSEQHEKIGRLTENLNAMKKLQASKECQSALDNEKDRDSHEDGDYYEVDINGPEILECKYKVAVAEITDLKEELKNLKAKYKECESKYEEEKSKYETESQALTEKITSLEKSSRHDREQMARLEKELKKVSDVAGETQGSLSVAQDELVTFSEELANLYHHVCMCNNETPNRVMLDYYKEGKGGRSSPEAKGRRSPILLSKGLLTIELGKAENGSGDSSPSPVSSLPSPVSDPRKEPMNIYNLIAIIRDQIKHLQAAVDRTTELSRQCVATQELGPVVDKDKEALMEEILKLKSLLSTKREQIATLRTVLKANKQTAEVALANLKSKYENEKAMVTETMMKLRNELKALKEDAATFSSLRAMFATRCDEYVTQLDEMQRQLAAAEDEKKTLNSLLRMAIQQKLALTQRLEHLELDHEQSKRL; this is encoded by the exons GCTTTTGGACAGGCCCATACAAACCACAAGAAAGTAGCAGCAGATGGAGAGAGCAGAGAAGAAACCTTGATTCAAGAATCAGCTACCAAAGAAGAATACTACATGAAGAAGGTTATGGAGTTGCAGACAGAATTGAAGCAGATAAGAAATGTCCTTGCCAACACACAGTCTGAAAATGAACGCCTTAATTCTGTTGCGCAAGAACTGAAGGAG GTCAACCAAAATGTGGAGATCCAAAGGGCCCGCCTGCGAGATGATATTAAGGAATATAAATTCCGAGAAGCACGTTTGCTGCAAGACTATACTGAACTTGAAGAGGAAAACATCTGTCTCCAGAAACAAGTGTCTGTCCTGAAGCAAAGTCAG GTGGAGTTTGAAGGCTTGAAACATGAAATCAAAAGGCTGGAAGAGGAAACAGAGTTTCTCAATAGCCAGCTGGAAGATGCCATCCGGCTGAAGGAGATCTCTGAGCGTCAACTTGAGGAGGCCTTGGAAACACTGAAGACAGAGCGGGAGCAGAAGAACAATCTTCGGAAGGAGCTGTCTCACTACATGAACATCAATGATTCCATGTACAACAGCCACTTAAACATCTCTTTGGATGGGCTGAAATTCAGCGACGAAGCCACAGAGCCCAATAATGATGAAGTCATGAATGGATTTGAACAAAACTGCCTCAGCAAACTCAGCAATGGCAAAAACAGTACTTCAACAcccaagaaaaatgaaagcttcCCTCCAGCCCCAAGTCTGGTTTCAGATCTTCTGAGTGAATTAAACATTTCTGAAATCCAGAAACTGAAACAGCAGCTTGTGCAG atggaaagagaaaaggttAACTTGTTAACAACACTGCAGGAAtctcagaagcagctggaaaatACACGTGGGGCCCTCTCAGAGCAGCATGAGAAAATTGGCAGGCTCACTGAAAATCTGAATGCCATGAAGAAGCTGCAGGCCAGTAAGGAGTGTCAGTCTGCCCTTGATAACGAAAAGGACCGAGATAGCCATGAAGATGGAGACTATTACGAAGTTGACATCAATGGGCCAGAGATCCTGGAATGCAAGTACAAAGTGGCTGTGGCAGAAATTACTGACCTGAAGGAAGAGCTCAAAAATTTGAAGGCAAAATACAAGGAATGTGAATCTAAGTACGAGGAAGAGAAGAGTAAATATGAGACTGAGAGCCAAGCTCTCACTGAAAAGATCACCTCACTGGAAAAGTCCAGTAGGCATGATAGAGAGCAGatggccaggctggagaaggagctgaAGAAAGTCAGCGATGTCGCTGGAGAAACACAGGGCAGCCTCAGCGTGGCCCAAGATGAACTGGTCACCTTCAGTGAAGAGCTGGCCAATTTGTACCACCATGTCTGCATGTGCAACAATGAAACTCCAAACAGAGTGATGCTGGACTACTACAAGGAAGGTAAAGGTGGACGCAGTAGTCCAGAGGCCAAGGGAAGAAGGTCTCCCATTCTTCTTTCTAAAGGACTGTTAACTATTGagctgggaaaggcagagaaTGGAAGTGGTGACAGCAGCCCATCCCCGGTATCATCTCTGCCATCCCCTGTATCAGATCCTCGGAAGGAACCGATGAACATTTACAACTTGATTGCTATAATTCGGGATCAGATCAAACACCTGCAGGCTGCTGTAGACAGAACGACCGAGCTGTCCAGGCAGTGCGTTGCTACTCAAGAGCTTGGGCCAGTGGTGGACAAAGACAAGGAAGCTCTTATGGAAGAAATCCTGAAATTGAAGTCCTTGCTGAGCACCAAGAGGGAACAGATAGCAACTCTGAGAACTGTGCTGAAAGCCAACAAACAG ACTGCAGAAGTAGCCCTTGCCAACTTAAAAAGCAAGTATGAGAATGAGAAAGCGATGGTTACAGAGACCATGATGAAGCTGCGAAATGAGCTGAAGGCTTTGAAGGAAGATGCTGCCACCTTCTCTTCCCTGAGAGCTATGTTTGCTACAAG ATGTGATGAATATGTCACACAGCTGGATGAAATGCAGCGGCAACTTGCAGCAGCCGAGGATGAGAAGAAGACTCTGAACTCCTTGCTTCGGATGGCTATCCAACAGAAACTGGCCTTGACCCAGCGCCTGGAACATTTGGAACTGGACCACGAGCAGTCCAAAAGG ctGTAG
- the BICD2 gene encoding protein bicaudal D homolog 2 isoform X5 has protein sequence MSLAMEEEEYARLVMESEPEWLRSEIKRLFQELGETTREKIQAAEYGLAVLEEKQQLKQQYEELELEYETIRNEMEQLKEAFGQAHTNHKKVAADGESREETLIQESATKEEYYMKKVMELQTELKQIRNVLANTQSENERLNSVAQELKEVNQNVEIQRARLRDDIKEYKFREARLLQDYTELEEENICLQKQVSVLKQSQVEFEGLKHEIKRLEEETEFLNSQLEDAIRLKEISERQLEEALETLKTEREQKNNLRKELSHYMNINDSMYNSHLNISLDGLKFSDEATEPNNDEVMNGFEQNCLSKLSNGKNSTSTPKKNESFPPAPSLVSDLLSELNISEIQKLKQQLVQMEREKVNLLTTLQESQKQLENTRGALSEQHEKIGRLTENLNAMKKLQASKECQSALDNEKDRDSHEDGDYYEVDINGPEILECKYKVAVAEITDLKEELKNLKAKYKECESKYEEEKSKYETESQALTEKITSLEKSSRHDREQMARLEKELKKVSDVAGETQGSLSVAQDELVTFSEELANLYHHVCMCNNETPNRVMLDYYKEGKGGRSSPEAKGRRSPILLSKGLLTIELGKAENGSGDSSPSPVSSLPSPVSDPRKEPMNIYNLIAIIRDQIKHLQAAVDRTTELSRQCVATQELGPVVDKDKEALMEEILKLKSLLSTKREQIATLRTVLKANKQTAEVALANLKSKYENEKAMVTETMMKLRNELKALKEDAATFSSLRAMFATRCDEYVTQLDEMQRQLAAAEDEKKTLNSLLRMAIQQKLALTQRLEHLELDHEQSKRVRTKSASKAKGSNPSVSPIRSCGDRSEGSVLNSQVFCSEKYRICCD, from the exons GCTTTTGGACAGGCCCATACAAACCACAAGAAAGTAGCAGCAGATGGAGAGAGCAGAGAAGAAACCTTGATTCAAGAATCAGCTACCAAAGAAGAATACTACATGAAGAAGGTTATGGAGTTGCAGACAGAATTGAAGCAGATAAGAAATGTCCTTGCCAACACACAGTCTGAAAATGAACGCCTTAATTCTGTTGCGCAAGAACTGAAGGAG GTCAACCAAAATGTGGAGATCCAAAGGGCCCGCCTGCGAGATGATATTAAGGAATATAAATTCCGAGAAGCACGTTTGCTGCAAGACTATACTGAACTTGAAGAGGAAAACATCTGTCTCCAGAAACAAGTGTCTGTCCTGAAGCAAAGTCAG GTGGAGTTTGAAGGCTTGAAACATGAAATCAAAAGGCTGGAAGAGGAAACAGAGTTTCTCAATAGCCAGCTGGAAGATGCCATCCGGCTGAAGGAGATCTCTGAGCGTCAACTTGAGGAGGCCTTGGAAACACTGAAGACAGAGCGGGAGCAGAAGAACAATCTTCGGAAGGAGCTGTCTCACTACATGAACATCAATGATTCCATGTACAACAGCCACTTAAACATCTCTTTGGATGGGCTGAAATTCAGCGACGAAGCCACAGAGCCCAATAATGATGAAGTCATGAATGGATTTGAACAAAACTGCCTCAGCAAACTCAGCAATGGCAAAAACAGTACTTCAACAcccaagaaaaatgaaagcttcCCTCCAGCCCCAAGTCTGGTTTCAGATCTTCTGAGTGAATTAAACATTTCTGAAATCCAGAAACTGAAACAGCAGCTTGTGCAG atggaaagagaaaaggttAACTTGTTAACAACACTGCAGGAAtctcagaagcagctggaaaatACACGTGGGGCCCTCTCAGAGCAGCATGAGAAAATTGGCAGGCTCACTGAAAATCTGAATGCCATGAAGAAGCTGCAGGCCAGTAAGGAGTGTCAGTCTGCCCTTGATAACGAAAAGGACCGAGATAGCCATGAAGATGGAGACTATTACGAAGTTGACATCAATGGGCCAGAGATCCTGGAATGCAAGTACAAAGTGGCTGTGGCAGAAATTACTGACCTGAAGGAAGAGCTCAAAAATTTGAAGGCAAAATACAAGGAATGTGAATCTAAGTACGAGGAAGAGAAGAGTAAATATGAGACTGAGAGCCAAGCTCTCACTGAAAAGATCACCTCACTGGAAAAGTCCAGTAGGCATGATAGAGAGCAGatggccaggctggagaaggagctgaAGAAAGTCAGCGATGTCGCTGGAGAAACACAGGGCAGCCTCAGCGTGGCCCAAGATGAACTGGTCACCTTCAGTGAAGAGCTGGCCAATTTGTACCACCATGTCTGCATGTGCAACAATGAAACTCCAAACAGAGTGATGCTGGACTACTACAAGGAAGGTAAAGGTGGACGCAGTAGTCCAGAGGCCAAGGGAAGAAGGTCTCCCATTCTTCTTTCTAAAGGACTGTTAACTATTGagctgggaaaggcagagaaTGGAAGTGGTGACAGCAGCCCATCCCCGGTATCATCTCTGCCATCCCCTGTATCAGATCCTCGGAAGGAACCGATGAACATTTACAACTTGATTGCTATAATTCGGGATCAGATCAAACACCTGCAGGCTGCTGTAGACAGAACGACCGAGCTGTCCAGGCAGTGCGTTGCTACTCAAGAGCTTGGGCCAGTGGTGGACAAAGACAAGGAAGCTCTTATGGAAGAAATCCTGAAATTGAAGTCCTTGCTGAGCACCAAGAGGGAACAGATAGCAACTCTGAGAACTGTGCTGAAAGCCAACAAACAG ACTGCAGAAGTAGCCCTTGCCAACTTAAAAAGCAAGTATGAGAATGAGAAAGCGATGGTTACAGAGACCATGATGAAGCTGCGAAATGAGCTGAAGGCTTTGAAGGAAGATGCTGCCACCTTCTCTTCCCTGAGAGCTATGTTTGCTACAAG ATGTGATGAATATGTCACACAGCTGGATGAAATGCAGCGGCAACTTGCAGCAGCCGAGGATGAGAAGAAGACTCTGAACTCCTTGCTTCGGATGGCTATCCAACAGAAACTGGCCTTGACCCAGCGCCTGGAACATTTGGAACTGGACCACGAGCAGTCCAAAAGGGTGCGCACAAAGTCTGCCTCCAAAGCCAAGGGCAGTAACCCCAGCGTAAGTCCCATTCGGTCCTGTGGAGACAGGTCTGAAGGATCTGTCCTGAACAGCCAGGTGTTTTGTAGTGAGAAATACAGAATCTGTTGTGACTAG
- the BICD2 gene encoding protein bicaudal D homolog 2 isoform X1, with product MSLAMEEEEYARLVMESEPEWLRSEIKRLFQELGETTREKIQAAEYGLAVLEEKQQLKQQYEELELEYETIRNEMEQLKEAFGQAHTNHKKVAADGESREETLIQESATKEEYYMKKVMELQTELKQIRNVLANTQSENERLNSVAQELKEVNQNVEIQRARLRDDIKEYKFREARLLQDYTELEEENICLQKQVSVLKQSQVEFEGLKHEIKRLEEETEFLNSQLEDAIRLKEISERQLEEALETLKTEREQKNNLRKELSHYMNINDSMYNSHLNISLDGLKFSDEATEPNNDEVMNGFEQNCLSKLSNGKNSTSTPKKNESFPPAPSLVSDLLSELNISEIQKLKQQLVQMEREKVNLLTTLQESQKQLENTRGALSEQHEKIGRLTENLNAMKKLQASKECQSALDNEKDRDSHEDGDYYEVDINGPEILECKYKVAVAEITDLKEELKNLKAKYKECESKYEEEKSKYETESQALTEKITSLEKSSRHDREQMARLEKELKKVSDVAGETQGSLSVAQDELVTFSEELANLYHHVCMCNNETPNRVMLDYYKEGKGGRSSPEAKGRRSPILLSKGLLTIELGKAENGSGDSSPSPVSSLPSPVSDPRKEPMNIYNLIAIIRDQIKHLQAAVDRTTELSRQCVATQELGPVVDKDKEALMEEILKLKSLLSTKREQIATLRTVLKANKQTAEVALANLKSKYENEKAMVTETMMKLRNELKALKEDAATFSSLRAMFATRCDEYVTQLDEMQRQLAAAEDEKKTLNSLLRMAIQQKLALTQRLEHLELDHEQSKRVRTKSASKAKGSNPSG from the exons GCTTTTGGACAGGCCCATACAAACCACAAGAAAGTAGCAGCAGATGGAGAGAGCAGAGAAGAAACCTTGATTCAAGAATCAGCTACCAAAGAAGAATACTACATGAAGAAGGTTATGGAGTTGCAGACAGAATTGAAGCAGATAAGAAATGTCCTTGCCAACACACAGTCTGAAAATGAACGCCTTAATTCTGTTGCGCAAGAACTGAAGGAG GTCAACCAAAATGTGGAGATCCAAAGGGCCCGCCTGCGAGATGATATTAAGGAATATAAATTCCGAGAAGCACGTTTGCTGCAAGACTATACTGAACTTGAAGAGGAAAACATCTGTCTCCAGAAACAAGTGTCTGTCCTGAAGCAAAGTCAG GTGGAGTTTGAAGGCTTGAAACATGAAATCAAAAGGCTGGAAGAGGAAACAGAGTTTCTCAATAGCCAGCTGGAAGATGCCATCCGGCTGAAGGAGATCTCTGAGCGTCAACTTGAGGAGGCCTTGGAAACACTGAAGACAGAGCGGGAGCAGAAGAACAATCTTCGGAAGGAGCTGTCTCACTACATGAACATCAATGATTCCATGTACAACAGCCACTTAAACATCTCTTTGGATGGGCTGAAATTCAGCGACGAAGCCACAGAGCCCAATAATGATGAAGTCATGAATGGATTTGAACAAAACTGCCTCAGCAAACTCAGCAATGGCAAAAACAGTACTTCAACAcccaagaaaaatgaaagcttcCCTCCAGCCCCAAGTCTGGTTTCAGATCTTCTGAGTGAATTAAACATTTCTGAAATCCAGAAACTGAAACAGCAGCTTGTGCAG atggaaagagaaaaggttAACTTGTTAACAACACTGCAGGAAtctcagaagcagctggaaaatACACGTGGGGCCCTCTCAGAGCAGCATGAGAAAATTGGCAGGCTCACTGAAAATCTGAATGCCATGAAGAAGCTGCAGGCCAGTAAGGAGTGTCAGTCTGCCCTTGATAACGAAAAGGACCGAGATAGCCATGAAGATGGAGACTATTACGAAGTTGACATCAATGGGCCAGAGATCCTGGAATGCAAGTACAAAGTGGCTGTGGCAGAAATTACTGACCTGAAGGAAGAGCTCAAAAATTTGAAGGCAAAATACAAGGAATGTGAATCTAAGTACGAGGAAGAGAAGAGTAAATATGAGACTGAGAGCCAAGCTCTCACTGAAAAGATCACCTCACTGGAAAAGTCCAGTAGGCATGATAGAGAGCAGatggccaggctggagaaggagctgaAGAAAGTCAGCGATGTCGCTGGAGAAACACAGGGCAGCCTCAGCGTGGCCCAAGATGAACTGGTCACCTTCAGTGAAGAGCTGGCCAATTTGTACCACCATGTCTGCATGTGCAACAATGAAACTCCAAACAGAGTGATGCTGGACTACTACAAGGAAGGTAAAGGTGGACGCAGTAGTCCAGAGGCCAAGGGAAGAAGGTCTCCCATTCTTCTTTCTAAAGGACTGTTAACTATTGagctgggaaaggcagagaaTGGAAGTGGTGACAGCAGCCCATCCCCGGTATCATCTCTGCCATCCCCTGTATCAGATCCTCGGAAGGAACCGATGAACATTTACAACTTGATTGCTATAATTCGGGATCAGATCAAACACCTGCAGGCTGCTGTAGACAGAACGACCGAGCTGTCCAGGCAGTGCGTTGCTACTCAAGAGCTTGGGCCAGTGGTGGACAAAGACAAGGAAGCTCTTATGGAAGAAATCCTGAAATTGAAGTCCTTGCTGAGCACCAAGAGGGAACAGATAGCAACTCTGAGAACTGTGCTGAAAGCCAACAAACAG ACTGCAGAAGTAGCCCTTGCCAACTTAAAAAGCAAGTATGAGAATGAGAAAGCGATGGTTACAGAGACCATGATGAAGCTGCGAAATGAGCTGAAGGCTTTGAAGGAAGATGCTGCCACCTTCTCTTCCCTGAGAGCTATGTTTGCTACAAG ATGTGATGAATATGTCACACAGCTGGATGAAATGCAGCGGCAACTTGCAGCAGCCGAGGATGAGAAGAAGACTCTGAACTCCTTGCTTCGGATGGCTATCCAACAGAAACTGGCCTTGACCCAGCGCCTGGAACATTTGGAACTGGACCACGAGCAGTCCAAAAGGGTGCGCACAAAGTCTGCCTCCAAAGCCAAGGGCAGTAACCCCAGC GGATAG